Genomic segment of Glutamicibacter sp. JL.03c:
ATAGCACTCCATGGATGATTGTGGCACTATTTGTCGCTGGCTTTGCCGTGGGCCCAGTCATTGTCACCGTCATGACCTTGGGCGGCGAAGTGGCTCCAGCGTCGCGGCTCTCCACGGTGATGACCATGCTCTCGGCAGGCATCGTTGTCGGCACCGCAATCGGCAATGGCCTTGCAGGAGTCTTCGCGGACTCGCTGGGCTACCTCGGGGCGTTCTGGGTCTCCACCGGAGGCGCGCTGGTCATCCTGCTCGCTGCCTTGACGATGAAGGCCATCGTCGCGAAGTCGCCGTCGCTCTCGCGGGTCCGCTAGCCAGCTCGCCCGCCGCAAAACAGCTCACCCGTCGTGGATCTTGAACGATCCACGACGGGTGAGCTGTTTTAGTGAATCGACTGGTGCTCAGCCAACCAGTTTCCGGTTGATCCGGCGGGCGGCGAGCTTCAGTGCTTCGATGACCGGTTCATGGGAATCCACGGTGCTCGTGGCGAAGACTACCGCAAGGGCTGCGGGAGTCTGTCCTGGCTGTTCGATGGGCACGGCCAGCGAGGTCACGCCCTGTATCACTTCATTCTCGCTGGTGGCGTAGCCTTCGCTACGAGCCTGGACCGCGGCCTCGCGGTAAGCGACGGTGGTATCCATCGCTTCCCACTGATCTTTGCTGTAGTGCGATTGGATGGCGATGCCTGCCGCTCCAACATCCATGCCGTGCACCGATCCAGGGCGGTGGACGATGGCTCGTTGCGAATTGAGCGGTGAAACGGACTGCAAGGTGGTGCACAGGTCGTATTCCCACACTGCGACAAATGCGGTCATCGACAATTCGTTGGCCAGTGTGGTCAGCTCTACGGTGGCGGCGGCCTGCAAATCGTGCTCAACCGAGCGGGCCAGCACGGCCAGCCCCGACGCGGAGCGGATGTGGCCTGCTTCGTCGCGATTGAGCAGGTGGTGCTGCTCCAGAGTACGGATGATGCGATAGGCAATGGAGCGGTGGACCTCGAGCTTTTCGGCAATTTCGTCAATCGAAAGGTGCACCGGGGAATTGGCGACGATTTCTAGGACGCGAATGCCACGGGAAAGCGTCTGGGAAGTAGGCATGGAACTTCAATCTGGCGCCTGGCATTGGTCAATGCCTGGTAGCGCCCTCGCTGTGAGCCTTGCGACTGCTGAATGGTTGCTCTAGCTGCAATTTTAGTCGTTCTCTATTAGAACATCGAATTCTTTTCCGTCATGGCGCGCGGGCCATGGTTCGGATGTTCGCTCGGACAAGCACTAGTGTTGTGATCTGATTCACTGTCAGACTATGATTGTGAGCATAACAAACCGTCCGAACGGTCGGTAAAGTAACGTGCAAAGGGCAACTCATGTCATCTACAGTCACTCGCACCCAGGAAGAGCGCCGCGTTCTCGCCGGCACCCTCGTGGGAACCACCATTGAGTGGTATGACTTCTTCATCTTCGCGCAGCTCACCGCAACCTTGCTGGCACCGCTTTTCCTGGCGCCTCTGGGAGCCTCGAATCCGGGTCTTGCTCAGATTCTCTCCTTTGCGATGATCGGCATTTCCTTCTTCTTCCGTCCGCTCGGCGCCATCGTCGCCGGCCACCTGGGCGACCGCTACGGACGCAAGAGGATCCTGGTCCTGACCCTGATCCTGATGGGTGCCGCTACGGCTCTTATCGGTGTGCTTCCCACCTATGCCTCAATCGGCATAGCTGCACCGATTCTTCTGGTTCTGCTTCGCATCATCCAGGGCTTCTCTGCTGGCGGCGAATGGGGCGGCGCGGCACTGATGGCGGTCGAGCACGCACCAACGAATCGCCGTGGCTACTTCGGTGCATACCCGCAGATTGGCGTTCCCATCGGCATGATCTTGGCAACCGGGCTGCTGTACATCCTCCGCGTCGCGATGTCGCCGGAAGCTTTCGAGACCTGGGGATGGCGCATCCCATTCCTGCTCTCGGTAGTACTCATCCTCGTGGGCTACATGATCCGCCGCGCAGTGGAAGAGTCGCCGGTGTTCAAGCAGCTGGCCCTGCGCAAAGCTGCGGAGCACACGCCGCTGCGTGAACTGATGGCGAAAAACGCCAAGCAGGTTGTGCAG
This window contains:
- a CDS encoding IclR family transcriptional regulator translates to MPTSQTLSRGIRVLEIVANSPVHLSIDEIAEKLEVHRSIAYRIIRTLEQHHLLNRDEAGHIRSASGLAVLARSVEHDLQAAATVELTTLANELSMTAFVAVWEYDLCTTLQSVSPLNSQRAIVHRPGSVHGMDVGAAGIAIQSHYSKDQWEAMDTTVAYREAAVQARSEGYATSENEVIQGVTSLAVPIEQPGQTPAALAVVFATSTVDSHEPVIEALKLAARRINRKLVG
- a CDS encoding MFS transporter, which translates into the protein MSSTVTRTQEERRVLAGTLVGTTIEWYDFFIFAQLTATLLAPLFLAPLGASNPGLAQILSFAMIGISFFFRPLGAIVAGHLGDRYGRKRILVLTLILMGAATALIGVLPTYASIGIAAPILLVLLRIIQGFSAGGEWGGAALMAVEHAPTNRRGYFGAYPQIGVPIGMILATGLLYILRVAMSPEAFETWGWRIPFLLSVVLILVGYMIRRAVEESPVFKQLALRKAAEHTPLRELMAKNAKQVVQAALIFISNNAAGYLVIAFFISYTTAVLKMPVAPVLLATTIGSVGWLIFTLVGGWLSDLIGRRSTFVIGYALVFVWMIPMFMLVDSGNIVLYTVAIFVLTVGLGLSYGPQSAMYAEMFPAHVRYSGISIGYALGAILGGAFAATVAQILLESTGSSISIAIYIMALTVISVAAVLWVGETRGRNLHVEEVEGSSEDLKTSH